Below is a window of Halobaculum lipolyticum DNA.
GACGCGGACCGCCACGTCGACCGCGACCGACACCCCGACCGAGGCGGCCGCGACCGCCCCGCTCGACGAGTGGCTCGCGGACGCGAACGGGTACGAGGGCGAGATCCGCCGACAGGCTCCGCGGTCGAGTCCCACGGTGATGGTGGGCGAGCACACCGACGACGGCCTCGCGTTCGCCCCGCCGGCCATCGAGGTCGCTCCCGGGACGAACGTCCGCTGGGACTGGACCGGCGACGGCGCCCCACACAACGTCGTCGCGCTCGACGGCACCTTCGACAGCGGACGCACCAACGCCCAGCACGGCACGCAGTACCACTACGTCTTCACGGAGCCGGGCGTCCACCGCTACGTCTCCGAGCCGGACCGCGAAGACGGGATGCGCGGCGTCGTCGTGGTGGCGGAGCCGCCGTCGTCCGGCAACGAGAAACTCGACGAGTGGGTCGTCGCCTCCGGCACCTTCGACGGCACCATCGCCGACCGTACCGGCGCGGACACCGCCACCGTCTCCGTCGGCGTCGAGGGGAACGGCGGCACGTTCGCGTTCGGTCCCCCGGCGCTGCGCGTCGACGTCGGGACGACCGTCGAGTGGGAGTGGGTCGAGGAGAGCGGTCCCCACAACGTCGTCTTCGAGGACGTCGACGCGGGGTCGGCGGAGGTGTTCGCCGACCCCGGCGTCCACGTCGACCACACGTTCGAGGAGTCCGGCACGTACCTGTACGCCTGCGAGCCGCACGAGTCGCTCGGGATGCGCGGCGCCGTCGTCGTCGAGTAGGCGGCCGTCGCGGCCGTCGGCGTGGGAGCCTCCCCCGTCCGCGTCGGCCGGGACCGCCCCGCGCCGCTCACACCTCCACGACGAAGCGGGCGCCGCCGAGCCGGTCGCCGTCCTCGACGCGCACCGTCCAGCCGTGGGTCTCGGCGACGCGGGCGACGATGCCGAGTCCCAGCCCGGTGCCGTCGGCGCCGGAGTAGCCCACCCGGAACACCGCCCCGCGCTCGTCGTCGGGGACGCCCGGCCCGTCGTCCTCGACGGCGAACCCCGTGTCGGTGCCCGTCACGAGCACGCTCGGGGCGTCGCCGGCGTGTTCGACGGCGTTGGCGAACACGTTCTCGAACAGCTGGGCGAACAGGCTCGTGTCGGCGTCGACCGTCCGGTCGTCCTCGACGAGCAGCGCCGCCTCGCCCGTCTCGACCGCCTCCCACGCCGTCCGGGCGGTGTCGCCGACCGACAGCGCCTCCGTCTGGTCGACCTGCTCGCCGACGGCGAGCGCGCGGGCGTTGTCGATGATGTCGGCGACCCGGTCCAGCGCCTCGGCGGCGGTCTCGAGGTCGGCGGCCACGTCGGCCGCGACCGCACCGTCGACGGCGTCGACGGCGTCGGTCTCCCCGTCGGCGGCTCCGGCGGCCGCGGGCAGCCGGTCGCGCGCGAGGTCGACGCGCCCGGTCGCGACGTTGAGCGGGTTGCGGAGGTCGTGGGAGACGACGTTGGCGAACTCCTCCAGTCGCTCGTCCTGGGCGGCGATGGTCGACGCCTGCTCGCGCAGCCGGACGGCGCGGTCGGCGCGGTCGAGCGCGGCGGCGGTGTTGTCGGCGAGCACCCGCGCCAGCTCCCGGCGGCGGCCGTCCAGCGGCATCCCCTCCGGGAGCGCGACCGACAGCGTGCCGTGGTCGCCGAGGGGGTAGACGGCCGTCGCGCCGAGCGTCACGCCGGCGGCCCCCCCGACGTTCCCTTCGCTGACGGACGCCTCGCCGCTGTCGAGCACGTCCCGGGCGACCCGCTCGCCGGCGTCGTCGCGGCCGACGCCCACGTCCTCGGCGGCGGCGTCGGAGACGGCGACCAGCGGCAGGGAGTCGCCGTCGGGGTCGTGGAGCCGGGCGCCGCTGTAGGGGACGTTCAACACCGTCTCGGTGGCGTCGACGGCGGCGGCGACGATCGCTTCGGGGTCGTCGGCGGCCTGCATCGTCCGCGTCGCGTCGTGGAGACCGCGCAGCCCCCGCCGGTCGGCGGCCGCGTCCAGCGCCGCCGTGACGTCCGACGCCAGCGTCTCCAACAGGGAGGTGGTTCGGTCGTCGAACCCACCCTCGTCGAGCGTCGCGACCGTGGCGACGCCGTGGGGACCGAGCGGGATGTACAGCGCGTGTTCGACGGGTTCGGCGTCGCTCCCGGTCGCCGGCTCCGCCACCGCCACCGTCTCGCCGGTCACGTACGCGCGCCACGCGGGACTGCCGTCGTCGCCGCGGCGGTGGTCGCTCCACCCGTCGAGGTACGGCTCGGCGGCGTCGGTCGCGGCGGTCACGCCGAGGGCGTCACAGCGCGGGTCGTACCCGCGGACGGCCGCCAACTCGACGCCGAGGGTGGACGCACAGGTGGCGACGAACTCCTCGGCGACCCGCTCGGTGTCGTCGGCGCGGGCCATCCGTCGGCTCGCCCGCCGGATCGCGAGGAGGTCGCCGTCCACGGCGTCGGGGGACGGCTCACCGGCCATTGCACCCTCCGAGGAGGCTCACACGAATAAGTACGTCCCCACCTGTTCGGCGAGGACCACGTCGCGGCGGCGGTCCCGGCCGCCCGGTGCGCGAGGCGACCGTGTCGCTCCCCTCACACGACGAACGTCGTGACGAACAGGAAGACGCCGACGGCGAAGGCGGCGATCAGCGCGACCTTCCAGGCGATCGAGAGCGCGACACGCCCGACGGTCAACACGACGAGGAAGCCGACGAGCGCGAGGAACACTTTGCCGAACGTCGTGTCGAGCGGCGCGGGCAGTTGGAGGAGCGCGGTCGATGCGGCGGCGGCGGCGGTCGGAGCGTCCATGCCACCGGCTTGACCCGCATCCGTTATACCCCTTCTTGTGTCCGGACTGTCACCCGATCGCCGATCGGGTGGCGTCCGGATCGATCCCGATCGTCCCCGATCGTCTCGGGGCACGACCGCGCCCGCCGCCGCCGTCCCGCGGTTCCGCGCCCCCGCCGCTCGACGACCACTTTCACTCCGGTCTGAACAGCCTTATACTGCCGCTCGTACAACACGAACACGCGCAGAATCGAACGCGTTCAGGCTCGAACCGACAAGCGACGCGTACGTCAAGTGAGCTTGAATTAACACAAGCGTACCGGAACCCACGCCGTTTATCAGCATGGATCCGGTATGCAACGTTCGTCAGAACCCACAATGGAACGCCACTACGCCTACACCGAGATCCGCCGTTCGGCCGGCCCTGCCGGGGAGGCCCGCGACGAATGAGCCGCGCGGACCTCGACGCCGACGACCTCGAACTACCGATCAAACGAACCGACGGAGAGACGCTGCGCGAGCGGCTCACCTCCAACGCCTACGACAACATCCTGCCCGCCCGCTACCTCCGCAAGGACGCGGACGGCGAGCCGGTCGAGACGCAGGAGGAGCTGTTCGAGCGCGTCGGCCGCAACGTCGCGCTCGCGGAGGCCGTGTACGAGGCCGACGAGCCGGTCACGGTCACGCCCGACCAGCTGAAGCCCGACCACCCCCGGCGCGACGAACTCGCCGCCGAGGTGTTCGGCGCGGGCGTCGCTGCCGACGACGACGCCGAGACGGAGCTGACCGTCTACAACGTCAACAAGTTCGCCTACGAGACGGTCGTCCCCGAACTCCCCGACGGCGTCCGCGAGCACGTCGAGGAGACGGCCGCCGAGTTCCAGGAGCTGATGGAGCGGCTCGCGTTCATGCCGAACTCGCCGACGCTGATGAACGCCGGCGACGAACTCCAGCAGCTGTCCGCCTGTTTCGTCGACTCGCCCGCCGACGACATCGACGACATCCACCAGACCGCCAAGGAGGCCGCGCAGGTGTTCCAGTCCGGCGGCGGGATGGGGTACGCGTTCTGGAAGCTCCGCCCGTACGGCGACGCGGTCGGCTCGACCGGCGGCATCGCCTCCGGCCCGATCACGTTCATGCGGACGTTCGACCAGATGTGCGAGACCATCGCGCAGGGCGGCGCCCGCCGCGGCGCCCAGATGGGCGTCATGCGCGTCTCGCACCCGGACGTCATCCAGTTCATCCACGCGAAGAACAAGGACGTGAGCCTCGCGAACACGCTCCGCCTCAACGACCCCGACGACTTCACGCACACGTCGTTCGCGGACGCGCTCGAGGAGGCACGCGAACTCATCGACGACGACGGGAAGGTGCCCAAGCACCTCCGCAACGCCGTCGAGGGCCACCTCTCGAACTTCAACATCTCCGTCGGCGTCACCGACGACTTCATGGAGGCGCTGGAGGCCGGCGAGGAGTTCACCTTCACCAACCCGCGGACGGAGGAGCCGCACGTCGCGACGCCCCAGACGAAGGAGCTGTACGAGATGTTCGGGCTCGGCGAGCACGTCGAGGTCGGCGAGGTCCTCTCGGTCCCCGCGGCCGACGTGTGGGACCACATCGTCCAGGGCGCCCACGAGAACGGCGAGCCGGGCGTCGTCTACCTCGAACGCATCAACAAGCTCCACAGCTTCGACGTCGAGGAGCACCCGGACCACCGGATCCTCGCGACGAACCCCTGCGGCGAACAGCCGCTGGAGGAGTACGAGGCGTGTAACCTCGGCCACATCAACCTCTCGACGCTCGCCGACCTCGACGCGCCCGACTGGCGCGTCTGGAGCGAGGCGCACCTCGACGAGTACGACTCCGAGCAGGCCGCCGTCGAGGCGTTCCTCGAGGAGGCGATCGACTGGGAGGAGTTCGACCACCGCATCGAGATGGGGACGCGCTTCTTGGAGAACGTCGTCACCATGTCCGACTTCCCGGTCGACAAGATCGCCGAGAAGGTCCGGAACATGCGGAAGATCGGTCTCGGCGTCATGGGGCTGGCACAGCTGTACATCCAGCTGGGCGTCCGCTACGGCTCGGAGACGGGGAACCTCGTCGCCGAGGAGCTGATGACCCACATCAACCACGGGTCGAAGGCCGCCAGTCACGACCTCGCCGAGGAGCGCGGCTCGTTCAACGACTGGGCCGACTCGAAGTACGCCGACCCCGTCCGCTACGCCGACTGGTTCGAGCAGTACGTCGGCGAGGACCCCGAGGACTGGGCGGACGGCTACCCGATCCGCAACCACAACACGACGACCATCGCGCCGACGGGCACCACCTCGATGGTGGGCAACACCACCGGCGGTTGCGAGCCCATCTACAACGTCGCCTACTACAAGAACGTCTCCGACGACGTGCAGGGCGACGAGATGCTCGTCGAGTTCGACGACTACTTCCTGCGCACGCTGGAGGCGAACGACATCGACGTCGACGCCGTCAAGGAAGAGGCACAAACGCAGATGGCGAACAACGAGTTCGACGGCGTCGACGGGCTGGAGACGGTGCCGGACGCCATCGGCGAACTGTTCGTCGTCACCGGCGACCTCACCGCCAAGGACCACGCGGGCGTGCAGGTCGCCTGCCAGACGGGCGTCGACTCGGCCATCTCGAAGACGGTCAACGCGCCGAACTCCTCGACGCTGGAGGACGCACAGGAAGTGTTCGAGTACATCTACGAACACGGCGGCAAGGGCGTCACCTACTACCGCGACGGCACCCGCTCGAAGCAGGTGCTGACGACGCGCGCCGACAACGCGGAGTTCGCCGACGAGAGCGAGGCCGCGGAGGCGCTCGTCGCGCAGATCACCGACGTGTTCGGCGGCATCGAGGGCTTCCTCGACAACGAGGACGTGCAGGCCGCCCTCGACACGGAGGTCGCCGACCTGCTGGAGGCGGCCGACGAGAAGACGGTCCACATCGACTACACCGAGAAGCGCGCCCGGCCGGACTCGCTGCGCGGGGTCACCCAGCTCATCGAGACCGGCTACGGGAAGATGTACATCACCATCAACGAGGACCCCGAGACGGGCGAGCCGTTCGAGCTGTTCGCCAACATCGGTCACTCCGGCGGCTTCACCAACTCCTTCACGGAGTCGCTGGCGAAGGTCATCTCGACGGCGCTGCGCTCGGGCGTCGACCCGCGCGAGATCGTCGACGAACTGCAGGGCACGCGCTCGCCGAAGATCGCCTGGGACAAGGGCGAGCAGATCCAGTCCATCCCGGACGCCATCGGCACGGCGATGCGCCGCTACCTCGACGACGAGGTCGAGAAGGGCTACCCCGAGCAGACGAGCCTCGACCAGGTGACCGAGGACTCGGGCGCCCCGACCGGTCCCGAGGCCGACGGCGGCGCGGCGGTCGAGACGCCCGCTGCGGGCGCGCCCGGCCCGGAGGACGCCGGCGACGTCGAGTCGCAGACGGACGCGGTCGACGAACTGATCGCCAACGGCGAGTCGCCCGAGTGTCCCGACTGCGGCAGCATGACGCTGTACTACTCGGAGGGCTGCAAGACGTGCGAGTCGTGCGGCTGGTCCGAGTGCTGAGCCGGGTCTGACGGCACGCGACCACGCGACCCGACTGCGGTTTTCTCTCTCTCTCCGTCTCTCTGCGCGCTCGTGTTCGACGAGCAACAGCTATTCCCGGCGGCCGCGTACGTCCAGGTCATGCCCACCGTGGAGACCAACGGCGTGGAGACGTACTACGAGCGCCGCGGCGACGGCCCGCCGGTCGTGTTCGTCCACGGCGCGGCCGTCGACCGGACCCAGTGGGCGCCCCAGATCGAGGCGCTCGCCGACGAGTACACCGTCGTCGCCTACGACGTCCGCGGTCACGGGCGGACGGGCGGCTCCGACCGCGGATCGTACTCGATCGACCTGTTCGCGGCTGACCTCTCGGCGCTGGTCGAGGCGCTCGACCTCGACCGGCCGGTCGTCTGCGGGCTGTCGATGGGCGGCTGTATCGCGATGACGTACGCCGCGCGCCACCCCGACCGGCTGTCGGGGCTGGTGTTGGCGGACACGTTCGGTCCGGTGCCGCTCACGGTCGGCGAGCGACTGTACCGCGCGGCGTTGCCGCTCACGATCCCGCCGGCGCGACTGGTCGGCTACGAGCGCGTCGAGCGGATGATGGTGTGGCTCCAAGAGCGCGTGTCGGGCGACGGCGCCGCCGGCGACTACGACCGGATCGCCGCGATCCGGCGGCGCGGACCGCCGATGGCGACCGACGAGTTCGCGAAGGCGATCCGCGCGGTGTCGTCGTTCGCCGGGACGCGCGTCGACTTCGGGGCGATCCAAGTCCCGACGCTGCTGTTGTACGGCGAACAGGAGGTCGGGTTCGTCCGCCGACAGATGCACGAACTCGCGGCGCTGGTTCCCCACGCGCACCTGCTCGTGGTTCCGCACGCCGGACACGCGTCGAACTTGGACAACGAGGCGTTCGTCGACGGCGCGATCCGGGGCCACCTCCGGCGGGTGTGGCCCGAGCACGACCCCGCCCACGGGACCGACCGGGCGGCGTCGGCGTCGCCCGCGTCGTCCCCGTCGCCGTCTGGCGACGCGTGAGGTCGCGGTCCCGGCGCTCAGGAGGGTGACGCCGTCGCCGCTGGCGGCGACGCCCCGGCGACGGGGAACGACAGCGTGACGACCGTCCCTCCGCCGTCTGGGACGTCTGCGGCGATCGTTCCCCCGGAGAGCTGGGTGATCCGGTTGATCAGCCACAGGCCGAGTCCGGTGACGCGGTCGAGCGTGCGGTCCTCGCCGACGAGCACGGCCCGCTCGGCCGGCGACAGCCCCGGCCCGTCGTCCGCGATCCGGAGGTCGACCGTCGAGCCGTCCGGGGCGACGTCGACGGAGACGACGAGGTGCGGGCGGTCGGCGGCGGCGTGTTCGATCGCGTTCTCGATCAGGTTGTCGACCACCGACGGGAACGCCGAGGCGGCGGTGATCGGGACCTCGTCGTCGGGGAGCGTCGTCTCGAGCCGGACCCGCGGGTGTTCGGCGGCCACCTGCTCGCAGCGACGCCGCACCACCGACGCCACGTCGAACCGCCGGACGTCGGGGGCGGCGTCGACGACGGAGTCCGCGAGCGCGGCCTGTTCGGTGACCGCCAGCATCCCGTCGGTCCGTGTCGTCAGCACGTCCATGACGTCGGCGACGCCCTCGGCGTCGTCGCCCAGTTCCTGCCGGAGCAGTCCGAGGTAGCCGTCGATCACCGCGATGTCGTTGCGGAGGTCGTGGCGGAGCATCCTGTTGAACACCTCCGCGCGCTCCTCGGCCGCCCGGCGCTCGGTGATGTCTCTGAACACGAGGACGACCGCGCCGGTGCCGGCGATCGGTTCGACGGCGGCGGTGAACGTCCTCGGAGCGTCGGTCCCGCCGACCCCGTCGGCGACGGCGCCCGCCCGGCCCTCCGCGGTCGTCGTCGCCCCCCGATCGGCGGTCCGCTCGACCGTGACGGTGACCTCCGTTCGGCCGTCGCGCGGCGCCCCGCGGATCGCTTCGAGGAGTTCCGGGCGGCGCTCGAACACGCGCTCGACCGAGCGACCCGTCGGGTCGTCGGTCCCGAACAGCCGCCTCGCCGCCCCGTTGGTGGCCCGGACCGTCCCGTCGCCGTCGACGATCACGACGGGGTCCGAGAGGCGACCGACGACGTGGTCTTGCGCGACGGCAATCGAGTCCAGGAGCCGATATCGGGTGATCGCGACGCCCGTGATCACCGTCGTCACCGAGAACGTCGCGGGCGTGAAGTCGATCGTCGGGCCGTCGCCCGTCGCCAGGGCGATGCTGACGACGCCGGCGAGCATCGGCAACACTCCGGCCACGAAGACGGCCAGGCGGCGCGTCCGGGCCGCACCCGTCGTCCCGCGACGACTCCGCAAGAGTCGCCACAGCACGTAACTGTTCACCGCGAACGACCACACCAGGAACGCGACCAGGCCGACCCCGGGTGTCACCGTCACCCGCGCGACGTCCCCGGACACGAGCGACACGTCGCGGTAGATCAGTCGGTGGGCGGCGTTCGAGACCCCGAGCAGGGCGAACCCGAGCGGCGGACCGGAGATCAGCGGGAGCCGGAACCGGGTGAGCCAGCGGTCGTCGCCCGCGACCGCGAGCGCGAAGACGGGCCACGACGCGCCGACGATGCCGGTGCCGATCCACACGAGGTGGTGGTAGGCGGCGATCGCCGGGAGCGTCGTCGCGCCGAGTTCGAGGGCGTACGCCCACGTCCACAGCGTCGCCCCCGTCGCCAGCCCGACGAAGCCGACCACCTCGGGACCGCCGAGGCTCACCCGCCGACGCCACAGCACCGCCGCCAACACGAGGAGGGACGTGGCACCGGCTACCCACAGGAGCGGACCGACGTACGTGGCGGTGGACATCCGTGTTGGTCTCCGGTCGCTCCGTGTGCGGTCGACCGCCTCCGCGCCGCCCGCACGCCGTGACGACAGACACCGGCTATCATCGCGGACTTCGATTTAAAAGTAACGTCGCCACGGCGACGCGGTCGGTCGGAACCGCTCCCGGGACCGCGGGCGCCGGCGGGTCGACCGTCCGTCAGCAACATCTGTTCGTGTGCCGCAGTTTATGACGCCCGGCGCCGACCCGGAGGTATGAGCGAACACGAACCGCCCGAGCGCGACCGCGAGGGCGACGCGAGCGACGACGGGACCGCCCGCGGCGACGCCGCCGACGCGGGCGCGTTCGCCGGCGAGAAAGACGAGTCCCTCCGGAGCCGCGAGGTGACCGCCGGCGCCGAGCGCGCCCCCCACCGCGCGATGTTCCGCGCGATGGGGTACGACGACGCCGACCTGTCCTCCCCGATGGTCGGCATCCCGAACCCCGCCGCCGACATCACCCCGTGTAACGTCCACCTCGACGACGTCGCCGACGCCGCTCGCGAGGGGATCGAGGGCGCCGCGGGGATGCCGATCGAGTTCGGTACCGTCACCATCTCCGACGCCATCTCGATGGGGACCGAGGGGATGAAGGCGAGCCTGATCTCGCGGGAGGTGATCGCCGACTCCGTCGAGTTGGTCTCCTTCGGCGAGCGCATGGACGCGCTCGTCACCGTCGCCGGCTGCGACAAGAACCTCCCCGGGATGCTGATGGCGTCCATCCGGACGGATCTGCCCTCGGTGTTCCTGTACGGCGGGTCGATCAAACCGGGCGAGCACGCGGGTCGCGACATCACGGTCCAGAACGTGTTCGAGGGCGTCGGCACGTACGCCGAAGGCGACATGAGCGCCGAGGAACTCGACGAGATGGAGCGGCACGCCTGCCCCGGCGCCGGCTCCTGCGGCGGGATGTTCACCGCGAACACGATGGCGAGCATCTCGGAGGCGCTCGGGATGGCGCCGCTCGGTTCGGCGTCGCCGATGGCCGAGTCCGAGGAGCGCTACGACGTCGCCCGCCGGGCGGGCGAACTCGCGCTGGAGTGTGTCGCCGAGGACCGCCGTCCCTCCGACATCCTGACGAAGGAGTCGTTCGAGAACGCCATCGCGGTGCAGGTGGCGATGGGCGGGTCGACGAACGCCGTCCTCCACCTGCTCGCGCTGGCGGCGGAGGCCGAGGTCGACCTCGACATCACGGAGTTCGACGAGATCTCCCGCCGCACGCCGAAGATCGCGAACCTCCAGCCCGGCGGCACGCGCGTCATGCAGGACCTCGACGCCGTCGGCGGCGTCCCGGTCGTGATCCGCCGGCTCATCGAGGGCGGCTACATGCACGGCGACGCGATGACGGTGACGGGGCGGACGATGGCCGAGGAGATCGACCTCCTCGAGGAGACGGGGCACCTCCCGGCGGACGACGACGTCGAGGCGGACTTCCTGTACACCGTCGACGAGCCGTACAGCGAGGAGGGCGCGATCAAGGTGCTGACGGGCAACCTCGCGCCCGACGGCGCGGTGCTGAAGGTGACCGGCGACGACGCGTTCCACCACGAGGGGCCCGCCCGCGTGTTCGAGGCCGAGGAGGACGCCATGGAGTACGTCCAGTCGGGCGCCATCGAGTCGGGCGACGTCATCGTCATCCGCAACGAGGGACCCCGCGGCGGGCCGGGGATGCGCGAGATGCTCGGCGTCACCGCCGCCGTCGTCGGCGCGGGCCACGAGGACGACGTCGCCCTCCTCACCGACGGCCGGTTCTCGGGCGCGACGCGCGGGCCGATGGTCGGCCACGTCGCCCCCGAGGCCGTCGAGGGCGGGCCGATCGGTCTCGTCGAGGACGGCGACACCGTGACCGTGGACATCCCGGAACGGGAGCTGTCGGTCGACGTGAGCGACGACGAACTGGCCGCGCGCGCCGACGCCTACGAGGCGCCCGCGCCGCAGTACCCCGGCGGCGTGCTCGCGAAGTACGCCCGCGACTTCGGCAGCGCCGCCAACGGCGCGGTCACGAACCCGAAGGCGAAGCGCGACTGAGCGACGACCTCGCTCGACCACGCACCCGGCGACTCACTCCTCGATCCCGTCCGCGCGCGGATGCAGGTTCTCGTGGACGCCGAGCACCAGCGCCGGCACCACGATCATGAAGACGTGCTCCTCCAGCGGGATGCCGAGCAGTTCGATCCCGGTGCGCATCGGGATCGAGAACACGCCCACCTCAAGCGTGTACCAGTCCCAGACGTAGGCGACGGGGTAGACGGCGGCGACGGTTCCGGCGGCGCGCCACGCCGCGTCCCGCCCGGCACGCGCGAGCAGGGCGGCGGCCGCGCCGCCGAACAGGACCTCCGTCGCGAGGTAGGTGAAGGGGCCGAGGGCGGTGACGTCGGGGAGGACGACACCGCCGGCGGCGAGGGGGCGGAAGAACGTCGCGACGAGCAGCCCCGCCAGAAACAGGTACGCGCCGCGCACGAGCAGCATCGTCGCCGTCGTGGCGTCCTTGCCGACGGCGACGGCCGCGACGGCGCCGAACGCGAGGCTCGCGACCGGCGCGCTCGGCGGGAGCACGCCCGTGACCGCGAGCGGGACGACGGCGAACAGGCCGGCGGCGAGGGCGGCGACCGCGAGCGAGCGGGCGCGAGCGGGACCGACGACGACGGCGACGGTCCGTTTGTCGATGGAGCGGTCGTACGCGTAGTCCTGCGTGTCGTCGATCACCTTCACCCCCGCGAGGGTGAGGACAAGCACCGCTGCGAGCGCGAGCGGGGCGAGCGCGAGGGTGCCCGTCTGTGCGGCGTAGCCGCCGAGGAGACACAGCGCGATGCCGACCGGGTAGCCGAGCGTCGTCGTCACGGGGTTGGTATCGAACTGCGGCGCGTGGAGGTAGCCGACGGCCCACATCGGTGCCGCGAGCGCGACAGCGACGGGTGTGGCCGAGGGCGTCGTGAGCGCCGCCAGCCCCGCGAGGCAGGCGACGAAGCCGGCGGTCGCACCGGCGAGCCCCAGCCGACAGCCGCGCTCGGTCATCGGGTGGTCGTCGTCCTCGTCGCGACGGTGGAAGTCGACGTAGCCGTCCTTCACGTGGGCGGTGTAGACGGCGAAGAAGGCGGCGCCGGCGTACGCCAGCGCGACCGCGGGGTCGAACGCCCGCGTGCCGCCGCCCGCCAGCGCCGCGCCGAACAGCGCCGTCGCCACCGGCGGCAGCATGAACACCGGATGCACCTGCGAGGCGTACGCTCGCGCGACCGCGCTCGGCCCGCTGCCGTGTCGGACGAGTGCCACGTTCGAGGGTCGCCGGCGCGAGCGATAAAACGCCCGCCGCCTCCGTCCACACCGGATCCCGGGGGTCGCGCGGGCCGGGCGACCGGCGCCGGAACCGGGAGGCCGATTCAAGGTGTCGGACGACGTACGTGTGGGCATGACCCACCGAACCGGAGACGTCGACGCGCTGGTCGACAACGAGATGAGCGAGACGGCTCTCGAGGCGGCGCTGCGCGAGCACGGCACCGGCGTCCTGTCGTTGGCGAACGACGGCGAGGCGTACGCCATCCCGGTGTCGTTCGGCTACGACGGCGAACGCTGCTACTTCGTGTTCATCGGCTACCACGAGCCGAGCACGAAGTCGACGTTCGCGGAGTCGACCGAGCGCGCGACGCTGACGGTGTACGACGTCGACGGGCGCGACGACTGGCACAGCGTCAACGTCCGCGGGCGACTGACGAAACTCGGCGAGGACGACTGGACGGCCGCCCGGGAG
It encodes the following:
- the ilvD gene encoding dihydroxy-acid dehydratase encodes the protein MSEHEPPERDREGDASDDGTARGDAADAGAFAGEKDESLRSREVTAGAERAPHRAMFRAMGYDDADLSSPMVGIPNPAADITPCNVHLDDVADAAREGIEGAAGMPIEFGTVTISDAISMGTEGMKASLISREVIADSVELVSFGERMDALVTVAGCDKNLPGMLMASIRTDLPSVFLYGGSIKPGEHAGRDITVQNVFEGVGTYAEGDMSAEELDEMERHACPGAGSCGGMFTANTMASISEALGMAPLGSASPMAESEERYDVARRAGELALECVAEDRRPSDILTKESFENAIAVQVAMGGSTNAVLHLLALAAEAEVDLDITEFDEISRRTPKIANLQPGGTRVMQDLDAVGGVPVVIRRLIEGGYMHGDAMTVTGRTMAEEIDLLEETGHLPADDDVEADFLYTVDEPYSEEGAIKVLTGNLAPDGAVLKVTGDDAFHHEGPARVFEAEEDAMEYVQSGAIESGDVIVIRNEGPRGGPGMREMLGVTAAVVGAGHEDDVALLTDGRFSGATRGPMVGHVAPEAVEGGPIGLVEDGDTVTVDIPERELSVDVSDDELAARADAYEAPAPQYPGGVLAKYARDFGSAANGAVTNPKAKRD
- a CDS encoding lycopene cyclase domain-containing protein, which encodes MALVRHGSGPSAVARAYASQVHPVFMLPPVATALFGAALAGGGTRAFDPAVALAYAGAAFFAVYTAHVKDGYVDFHRRDEDDDHPMTERGCRLGLAGATAGFVACLAGLAALTTPSATPVAVALAAPMWAVGYLHAPQFDTNPVTTTLGYPVGIALCLLGGYAAQTGTLALAPLALAAVLVLTLAGVKVIDDTQDYAYDRSIDKRTVAVVVGPARARSLAVAALAAGLFAVVPLAVTGVLPPSAPVASLAFGAVAAVAVGKDATTATMLLVRGAYLFLAGLLVATFFRPLAAGGVVLPDVTALGPFTYLATEVLFGGAAAALLARAGRDAAWRAAGTVAAVYPVAYVWDWYTLEVGVFSIPMRTGIELLGIPLEEHVFMIVVPALVLGVHENLHPRADGIEE
- a CDS encoding pyridoxamine 5'-phosphate oxidase family protein, with product MTHRTGDVDALVDNEMSETALEAALREHGTGVLSLANDGEAYAIPVSFGYDGERCYFVFIGYHEPSTKSTFAESTERATLTVYDVDGRDDWHSVNVRGRLTKLGEDDWTAAREAIGDNGWYPGLFRGADPRGRVDLWALEVEELTGYESA